Proteins encoded within one genomic window of Candidatus Berkiella cookevillensis:
- a CDS encoding APC family permease: MATHASKGNAASLGIFTLAMISVSAIIALRNLPTLAKNGTSIIIILSLAAFLFFIPVALVCAELAAGWPKEGGIYAWVKEAFGEQYGALAVWLEWIESVVLLPTVLSFIAANIAYILQPELSNNRYFMFGVMVTVLWCGSLLNFHSTKSSGFVSTIGIIAGSVIPGIAIILLGAYWFQSGQPIQVELSMQSLIPELNFSTLAYFTVIALGFAGIEVAAFYVQDAKDPQRTFPIATFISATIIIIIYMLGALSIAMVIPKDELNLSSGMMQAMQKFFNLLEVPWATPCFAFLTVVGGLALLNTWILGPSKGLLSSAENGNLPAFAKKTNRHHSPVAILLMQAIIGTMLVSMNLFIPTINQFYWIFQTQAAQLILLMYLMIFFSVIKLRYSQPNTPRRFRIPGGKLGIWLIAGTGALFSLCAFLVGFVPPKEYQFMDPLLYSGILVGGIILFSLPPFVWHTYKNKKQSHSPI; encoded by the coding sequence TTGGCTACGCACGCATCTAAAGGTAATGCCGCATCACTTGGTATTTTTACGCTGGCCATGATCAGTGTCTCTGCAATTATTGCATTGCGCAATCTCCCTACACTCGCTAAAAATGGCACGAGCATTATTATAATACTCAGCTTAGCTGCTTTCCTATTTTTTATACCCGTTGCACTGGTATGCGCAGAGCTTGCTGCAGGCTGGCCCAAAGAAGGCGGAATTTATGCTTGGGTTAAAGAGGCTTTTGGTGAGCAATATGGTGCTTTAGCAGTATGGTTAGAATGGATTGAAAGCGTGGTATTGCTACCAACCGTACTATCCTTTATTGCTGCTAATATTGCTTATATTTTACAGCCTGAATTGTCCAATAATCGATATTTTATGTTTGGTGTAATGGTTACCGTCCTATGGTGTGGCTCGTTACTCAACTTCCACAGTACAAAATCTTCGGGCTTTGTGAGTACGATAGGGATCATTGCTGGCAGTGTCATACCTGGTATTGCCATTATTCTGCTGGGCGCCTATTGGTTTCAAAGTGGTCAGCCCATTCAAGTTGAATTAAGTATGCAAAGCTTAATTCCAGAACTCAACTTCTCAACGCTCGCATACTTTACTGTCATCGCATTAGGTTTTGCCGGTATTGAAGTAGCTGCTTTTTATGTTCAAGATGCCAAAGATCCACAGCGCACCTTTCCTATCGCAACCTTTATTTCAGCAACGATTATTATCATTATCTATATGCTAGGCGCTTTAAGTATCGCAATGGTCATACCTAAAGATGAGCTCAATTTATCTTCAGGTATGATGCAAGCCATGCAGAAATTTTTTAATTTGCTTGAAGTACCGTGGGCAACACCTTGCTTTGCCTTTCTCACCGTCGTTGGCGGATTAGCATTATTGAATACTTGGATTTTGGGGCCAAGCAAGGGATTACTATCCAGCGCGGAGAATGGTAATTTACCGGCTTTCGCTAAAAAAACCAATCGACATCATTCTCCCGTTGCTATCTTGCTGATGCAGGCTATTATCGGAACGATGCTTGTCAGTATGAATTTATTTATCCCTACCATTAACCAATTCTATTGGATATTTCAAACCCAAGCAGCTCAGCTTATCTTGCTCATGTATTTAATGATATTCTTCAGCGTCATTAAACTACGCTACTCTCAACCCAATACACCACGCAGATTTCGTATTCCAGGAGGCAAGCTTGGTATATGGCTCATTGCGGGCACAGGCGCACTTTTTAGCCTTTGCGCTTTTCTGGTGGGTTTTGTGCCACCGAAAGAATACCAATTTATGGATCCACTCCTTTATAGCGGGATCTTAGTGGGTGGTATCATCCTTTTCTCTTTACCACCTTTTGTTTGGCATACATATAAGAATAAGAAACAGAGTCATTCTCCTATTTAA
- a CDS encoding ankyrin repeat domain-containing protein: MLNSLIKIIQNTQIDEETALAQINLLLSKNPIDLDVPSLKAITTPLIEAAKRGFTKLVAYLSAQGLPINEVSQNGHTALTAAIFAEKIDTALYLISHTQQLIPSLQGHTTLHDVVEKGQISLISPLLTIHPELLNQETDEGETALFLAAKQGNLAAIQVLCAQGANPIQSNAHGISPTAIAFIEGHIETLAFLMNECHTSPLASDSIANQHHILDQMVVNKRNLQKIKCLKLFIAAGAGLSVDFLSDAALSILKLKRSQLHDFLLLVKSVDAHNAITERFITHRTQLENTLKSSPQFLDIQKLVNIAQHHLCIENNNIKKTQQLLLKYLPQISLSSDTSDLTVFAQTTEHHSHDKLPSKREMIYLHQDVLLPFLCDGLNRLDRLSNTLERKLSFSCETLCKANQSDNGIEKTLTYWLNTLQDLIYAAHNPATREITFNKKLIYDIVHDEFDAIYNKFLLLFQITKNDGTITKHAALIDQKLRQILKENSAALIYSNVGFYNSLWDAQALVTIKLAHWHLNEGKYNEALALSLESLEFNEKMLINNPYLQISANHTKGLCLSTAAYVFIRHGWTSKATHQLQEAIALQTVCNLHDPLLSESCLLLADVFIEQKKPEKYTKIITILESTHQYLSKLEKIASKDKQASIQIEKNKLKDKISQLKKLYIQNKIALMREMLSLFGTISQQSNEVIFQYKPYILHDSNKHLFDIFIKKNAFITRRNKRKIVFNNNCLFNADFLETLTELKNILAIANIVTEKASIKDTEHKLVDLLHDKLQGLTLSASLDELVTESDDIKHTSDQICASSIQEEIQSSTLDSNIKDETTLYTLSNSSRQEDEIVLDTPEVITPHSVVSSTHAYSKAQTHEAENFGFTPLPGFTPIVAISSNRLAKHSLFMTMPEDSRVFAPFYKLIRNESSTDYYDIPAISAKGHNKQGIKVGTMLVQHPKKRAEKIAYGRLKILGKSIGTLRAHGFVEQTITLPNNKQRKLFVFREENVTDKKAEQRSNYKF; this comes from the coding sequence ATGCTAAACAGTCTTATAAAAATTATTCAAAATACCCAAATTGACGAAGAAACTGCGCTTGCGCAAATTAATCTTCTCTTGTCCAAGAACCCTATTGATCTTGATGTGCCATCACTTAAAGCCATTACAACACCTTTAATTGAAGCTGCAAAACGAGGCTTCACCAAACTCGTTGCCTATTTAAGTGCTCAAGGATTGCCCATCAATGAGGTTTCACAAAATGGACACACCGCATTAACAGCTGCCATTTTTGCAGAAAAAATCGATACAGCGCTTTATTTAATTTCGCATACGCAGCAATTAATACCCTCCTTACAAGGACACACGACGCTGCATGACGTTGTTGAAAAAGGCCAAATCTCTTTAATTTCTCCTTTATTAACAATACACCCTGAACTGCTTAATCAAGAGACAGATGAAGGTGAAACTGCATTATTTCTTGCTGCCAAACAAGGTAACTTAGCGGCTATTCAGGTACTTTGCGCACAAGGCGCCAATCCAATACAAAGCAATGCGCATGGAATATCCCCTACAGCGATTGCCTTCATTGAAGGACATATAGAGACACTCGCCTTTTTAATGAACGAATGCCACACCAGCCCTCTTGCTTCGGATAGCATTGCAAATCAACATCACATTCTTGATCAAATGGTGGTGAACAAAAGAAATTTACAAAAAATAAAATGCTTAAAATTATTTATTGCAGCAGGTGCCGGTTTATCGGTAGATTTTTTATCGGATGCGGCGCTCAGCATTTTAAAATTAAAACGATCACAATTACATGATTTTTTGTTACTCGTTAAATCAGTAGATGCACACAATGCAATCACAGAACGATTTATTACGCATCGCACACAACTTGAAAACACCCTAAAAAGCTCACCACAATTCTTAGACATACAAAAACTTGTTAATATCGCTCAACATCATTTATGCATTGAAAACAATAATATAAAAAAAACACAGCAATTATTACTGAAATATTTACCTCAAATCTCTTTGTCCTCTGACACCTCTGATTTAACTGTATTTGCGCAAACAACAGAACATCACTCGCATGATAAATTACCCAGTAAAAGAGAAATGATATACTTACATCAAGACGTTCTTTTACCTTTTTTATGCGATGGTTTAAATCGCCTTGATAGATTAAGCAACACCTTAGAAAGAAAACTCTCTTTTAGTTGTGAGACACTTTGCAAAGCCAATCAATCAGATAACGGCATAGAAAAGACGCTCACCTATTGGCTCAATACCCTACAAGATCTCATCTATGCAGCACATAATCCTGCAACTCGAGAAATCACATTTAACAAAAAGCTCATATATGACATTGTGCATGATGAATTTGATGCAATATACAACAAATTCTTACTACTCTTTCAGATTACAAAAAATGATGGCACCATCACTAAGCATGCTGCCTTAATTGATCAAAAATTGCGTCAGATCTTAAAAGAAAACAGTGCAGCACTGATATATTCAAATGTGGGATTCTATAATTCACTATGGGATGCACAAGCGCTCGTTACCATCAAACTAGCACATTGGCATCTCAATGAAGGGAAATACAATGAAGCGCTAGCACTCTCATTAGAATCTCTAGAATTTAATGAAAAAATGCTAATAAACAATCCTTATCTACAAATATCTGCTAATCACACAAAAGGATTGTGCTTAAGTACAGCCGCCTATGTTTTTATTCGACACGGATGGACAAGCAAAGCAACACATCAATTACAAGAAGCAATCGCCTTACAAACAGTTTGTAACTTGCATGATCCTTTGCTATCTGAAAGCTGTCTCTTGCTTGCAGATGTCTTTATAGAGCAGAAAAAACCAGAAAAATATACAAAGATAATTACTATCCTAGAATCAACGCATCAATATCTGAGCAAATTAGAAAAAATTGCGTCAAAAGACAAGCAGGCTTCTATACAAATAGAAAAAAATAAATTAAAAGACAAAATATCACAACTCAAAAAATTGTATATTCAAAATAAAATTGCTTTGATGAGAGAAATGCTTTCCCTATTTGGTACTATTTCACAGCAAAGCAACGAAGTGATTTTTCAGTACAAGCCATATATCCTTCATGATTCTAATAAGCATCTATTTGATATATTTATTAAGAAGAATGCGTTTATCACAAGAAGGAACAAACGAAAGATCGTATTTAATAATAATTGTTTATTCAATGCTGATTTTCTCGAAACTTTAACTGAACTCAAAAATATTCTAGCTATAGCCAATATTGTAACAGAAAAAGCGAGTATTAAAGATACTGAGCATAAACTTGTTGATCTGCTACATGATAAACTACAGGGCTTAACGCTCAGCGCATCCTTAGACGAACTTGTAACAGAATCAGATGATATAAAGCACACAAGCGATCAAATATGTGCTTCCTCCATTCAAGAGGAGATTCAAAGTTCTACTTTAGACTCAAATATAAAAGATGAAACCACACTCTATACACTTTCAAACTCAAGCAGACAAGAAGATGAAATTGTATTAGATACGCCTGAAGTCATTACACCACATTCTGTCGTATCTTCCACACATGCATATAGCAAAGCTCAAACTCATGAAGCAGAAAATTTTGGATTCACACCACTACCAGGCTTTACGCCTATCGTTGCTATTAGCTCTAATCGCTTGGCCAAACATAGCTTATTCATGACAATGCCTGAAGATTCACGCGTCTTTGCACCTTTTTACAAACTCATACGCAATGAGTCAAGCACAGATTACTATGATATACCCGCTATCTCTGCCAAAGGCCATAATAAACAAGGTATCAAAGTAGGCACCATGCTTGTCCAACATCCCAAAAAACGGGCTGAGAAAATTGCATATGGTCGACTCAAAATTTTAGGCAAAAGTATTGGCACACTGCGTGCCCATGGCTTTGTCGAACAAACCATTACGCTACCCAATAATAAGCAACGCAAACTTTTTGTTTTTAGAGAGGAAAATGTAACGGACAAAAAAGCAGAACAAAGAAGTAATTATAAATTCTAA
- the amaB gene encoding L-piperidine-6-carboxylate dehydrogenase, with the protein MTFVDNQFLSKLAIKNVNSGASAGEWLISDAQADLILSENPSQQTPIASIAACSLSQYEQVMRVAVQDFNEWRQIPAPKRGELIRIMGELLRQNKDALGSLVALEMGKSKQEGDGEVQEMIDIADFAVGQSRMLYGLTMHSERAQHRMYEQWHPLGVVGVISAFNFPVAVWAWNAFIAAICGNTVVWKPSSKTPLCAVAVQNICHQAMQQFGRKGVFYSIIPKARSVSDAFVQDKRVPLISFTGSCKAGIQVNQSVAKRMGRTILELGGNNAIIVDETADLKLAIPAIVFGAVGTAGQRCTSTRRLIVHHRRYEELCLHLKNAYAQISIGNPLDTKNLMGPLIDEAAVSQYLSAIEKIKAQGGEIIFGGKRLDMPGYFVEPTLVKAKNEWPIVQEETFAPILYVMSYQSIEEAITLQNGVVQGLSSAIFTDSIQNSEYFLSAMGSDCGIANVNIGTSGAEIGGAFGGEKETGGGREAGSDAWKAYMRRQTNTINWGKTLPLAQGIEFKI; encoded by the coding sequence ATGACGTTTGTGGATAATCAGTTTTTAAGTAAATTAGCTATAAAAAACGTCAATAGTGGTGCAAGTGCGGGTGAGTGGCTAATATCTGATGCACAAGCCGATTTAATCCTGTCTGAAAATCCCAGTCAACAGACACCTATTGCAAGCATAGCAGCCTGTAGCTTGTCGCAATATGAGCAGGTGATGCGCGTTGCAGTGCAAGATTTCAATGAGTGGCGACAAATACCAGCTCCTAAACGGGGTGAGCTGATTCGTATCATGGGTGAATTATTAAGGCAAAACAAAGATGCGTTAGGATCCTTGGTCGCACTTGAAATGGGAAAGAGTAAACAAGAAGGTGATGGTGAAGTACAAGAAATGATTGATATTGCCGATTTTGCCGTGGGGCAGTCGCGCATGTTATATGGTTTGACGATGCATTCTGAGAGAGCGCAGCATCGTATGTATGAACAGTGGCATCCATTAGGAGTGGTTGGCGTCATTTCTGCTTTTAACTTTCCAGTCGCTGTGTGGGCTTGGAATGCATTCATTGCTGCTATTTGTGGGAATACTGTTGTTTGGAAACCCTCTTCCAAAACACCACTTTGTGCAGTGGCTGTGCAAAATATCTGCCATCAAGCGATGCAGCAGTTTGGTAGAAAAGGTGTCTTTTATTCTATTATTCCTAAAGCCCGTTCTGTTTCTGATGCTTTTGTTCAAGATAAGCGTGTACCTTTGATTTCATTTACAGGTTCTTGCAAAGCAGGTATTCAGGTGAATCAAAGCGTTGCAAAGAGAATGGGGAGAACTATTTTAGAATTAGGCGGAAATAATGCAATCATTGTTGATGAAACAGCTGATTTAAAGCTTGCTATTCCTGCCATTGTTTTTGGTGCAGTTGGAACGGCTGGGCAGCGTTGTACATCAACTCGGCGTTTAATAGTTCATCATCGCCGTTATGAAGAATTGTGCCTTCATTTGAAAAATGCTTATGCACAAATTAGCATTGGTAATCCACTGGATACAAAAAATTTGATGGGACCTCTTATTGATGAAGCCGCTGTTTCACAATATTTATCTGCCATAGAAAAAATTAAAGCACAAGGTGGTGAAATTATTTTTGGTGGTAAGCGCCTGGATATGCCAGGTTATTTTGTTGAACCCACCTTAGTAAAAGCTAAAAATGAGTGGCCAATTGTGCAAGAAGAAACCTTTGCGCCTATTCTGTATGTCATGTCTTATCAAAGTATCGAAGAAGCCATTACATTACAAAATGGTGTTGTTCAAGGTTTATCTTCTGCGATATTCACTGATTCTATTCAAAACAGTGAATATTTCTTATCTGCCATGGGAAGTGATTGCGGGATTGCGAATGTAAATATTGGAACCAGTGGTGCAGAAATTGGTGGCGCTTTTGGTGGCGAAAAGGAAACCGGCGGTGGCCGAGAAGCAGGTTCAGATGCTTGGAAAGCCTATATGCGTCGACAAACCAATACAATCAACTGGGGTAAAACATTGCCCTTAGCACAAGGCATAGAATTTAAGATCTGA
- a CDS encoding type II toxin-antitoxin system RelE/ParE family toxin, with translation MIKKAKKIVEYTAYDGEQFTIEWYYNKQLNSDALDYFEDLDQAEQIEVLKLFKRMGDSGEIKNKTKFRNEGDKIYAFKPSQDRFLCFFFDGGKIIVTNAFRKKQNKLPKTEKEKAENRRKDYIERMSKGDYYDE, from the coding sequence ATGATAAAGAAGGCTAAAAAAATTGTTGAATATACAGCATATGATGGTGAACAATTCACTATCGAGTGGTATTACAACAAACAATTAAACAGCGATGCCCTAGATTATTTTGAGGACTTAGATCAAGCAGAACAGATTGAAGTACTTAAGCTCTTTAAACGGATGGGGGATAGTGGCGAAATTAAGAACAAAACTAAATTTCGTAATGAAGGCGACAAAATATATGCTTTTAAACCATCTCAAGATCGATTTTTGTGCTTCTTTTTTGATGGTGGAAAGATAATTGTTACAAATGCTTTTAGGAAAAAACAAAACAAACTACCAAAAACAGAGAAAGAAAAAGCAGAAAATAGACGAAAAGACTATATTGAGAGAATGTCTAAAGGAGATTATTACGATGAGTAA
- a CDS encoding AMP-binding protein translates to MDKIWLNSYEEGVSKDINPDSVPSLMHYIEECFNEHRNKTCYTNMGVDLSYDQIDTMSKAFAGFLQKKCQLKKGDRVAIMMPNLLQYPIAMIGILRAGLTVVNVNPLYTARELTHQLADSGAKAIVVLQNFAHTVEKSLPKTDVKHVIVTQIGDLFPGLKGHIVNLVVKYIKKMVPAWNIPQAISFNQTINASYIQQYERPDLNGSDIAYLQYTGGTTGVSKGAMLTHRNMISNVLQATAWISPLDRNNLHGGIVTALPLYHIFSLTANCLTFLKVGIPNILITNPRDIPGFVKELKRQPFSVLTGVNTLFNALVHNEAFKQLDFSNFRFTLGGGMSVQRAVAEQWQKVTGVPLVEAYGLTEACPAVTINPIKNKTFNGSIGLPIPSTEVKIVDENGREVSIGEAGELCVRGPQVMKGYWNQPDKTAEVIIDGWLYTGDMATIDQEGFVRIVDRKKDIIIISGFNVYPNEVEDVIASLSGVKEVAVVGVDAGVQGEKVKAFIVKSDPNLTAEKVIEHCRIELTNYKVPKEVEFRDELPKTNVGKVLRRALREEK, encoded by the coding sequence GTGGACAAAATCTGGTTAAATAGTTACGAAGAAGGTGTGAGTAAAGATATCAATCCTGATAGCGTGCCCTCCTTAATGCATTATATTGAAGAATGTTTCAATGAACATCGTAATAAAACATGCTATACCAATATGGGTGTGGATTTAAGTTATGATCAAATTGATACAATGAGTAAGGCATTTGCTGGCTTTTTGCAAAAGAAGTGCCAGTTAAAAAAAGGTGATAGAGTGGCTATTATGATGCCTAATCTATTGCAATACCCAATTGCAATGATAGGTATTTTGCGTGCAGGTTTAACAGTCGTAAATGTAAATCCACTTTACACAGCACGTGAATTGACGCATCAATTAGCGGATTCTGGTGCTAAAGCGATTGTTGTATTACAAAATTTTGCACACACAGTAGAAAAATCTTTGCCAAAAACAGATGTAAAACATGTCATTGTGACACAAATTGGCGATTTATTTCCGGGTCTAAAAGGGCATATTGTAAACTTGGTTGTAAAATATATTAAGAAAATGGTGCCTGCTTGGAATATTCCGCAAGCAATATCTTTTAATCAGACAATAAATGCATCGTATATACAGCAATATGAACGCCCAGATTTAAATGGTAGTGACATTGCTTATTTACAATATACAGGTGGCACAACAGGTGTCTCAAAAGGCGCTATGTTAACGCATCGAAATATGATCAGTAATGTTTTGCAGGCAACGGCTTGGATTAGCCCCTTAGATAGGAATAATTTGCATGGCGGCATTGTAACAGCTTTACCGCTGTACCATATTTTCTCATTGACGGCAAATTGCTTAACCTTTTTAAAAGTGGGCATCCCCAATATTTTAATTACAAACCCCAGAGATATACCAGGCTTTGTAAAAGAATTGAAACGACAACCTTTTTCTGTATTGACGGGCGTCAATACTTTATTTAATGCTTTAGTACACAATGAAGCATTTAAGCAATTGGATTTTTCAAATTTTAGATTTACGCTTGGTGGTGGTATGTCTGTGCAAAGAGCCGTTGCAGAGCAATGGCAGAAGGTAACAGGTGTGCCTTTGGTAGAAGCCTATGGACTGACGGAAGCTTGTCCAGCTGTTACCATTAATCCAATTAAAAATAAGACCTTTAATGGCAGTATTGGTTTACCTATTCCTTCTACAGAAGTCAAAATTGTGGATGAAAATGGACGTGAAGTATCGATTGGAGAAGCAGGGGAGCTGTGTGTCAGAGGGCCTCAGGTCATGAAAGGATATTGGAACCAACCAGATAAAACAGCTGAAGTCATTATTGATGGATGGTTATATACGGGAGATATGGCCACAATTGATCAAGAGGGTTTTGTTAGGATTGTTGATAGAAAGAAAGATATTATCATTATTTCTGGTTTTAATGTTTATCCAAATGAAGTGGAAGATGTGATTGCCAGCTTATCTGGCGTCAAAGAAGTGGCTGTTGTAGGAGTGGATGCTGGTGTACAGGGCGAAAAGGTAAAAGCCTTTATTGTCAAGAGTGATCCAAACTTAACGGCAGAGAAAGTGATTGAGCATTGTCGTATTGAACTTACCAATTATAAAGTACCTAAAGAGGTTGAGTTTAGAGATGAGCTGCCAAAGACGAACGTTGGTAAAGTATTAAGACGTGCGTTAAGAGAGGAAAAATAG
- a CDS encoding M48 family metalloprotease — protein sequence MLFRISPTTETNLKSFVAFAAMLTLTGFIGSYVAGGLGVYLSLGFASTFTFATLWYCREISLWLMNAKEVKTGNKPEGFDLNKMVEELCSNPNINLKTKPKVCVIKSDKKNAFATGRSKNHTAIAITTGLLKEAKEKAGGDMLKASRWIEAIWCHELGHIVHHDVATKGVVSILSSALRILSEYIYDQRRDREKDKKNNSKDNKDNQESTSFLQIVTEYLLFYWVIPFTGTLLSLCLSRAREFAADDMAKKCGRAEDLAQAFENLLTTSEFKGGKHSHSHTHHTCPHMEALSSMMCLSLDPEEDQKRVDTLADKNIGWFKWSCLQLAQLTSTHPAMEDRIKRLRTNDDATTNTTEKPAAAVRATA from the coding sequence ATGTTGTTTCGAATTTCCCCTACCACGGAAACCAATCTCAAATCCTTTGTGGCATTTGCTGCCATGCTCACTCTCACCGGCTTTATCGGTAGCTATGTAGCGGGCGGTTTAGGCGTATATCTTAGCTTAGGTTTTGCCTCTACCTTCACATTCGCAACACTCTGGTATTGCCGTGAAATTTCACTCTGGCTCATGAATGCAAAGGAAGTAAAAACAGGCAATAAGCCAGAAGGCTTTGATTTAAATAAAATGGTAGAAGAACTTTGCAGCAATCCTAACATTAATCTTAAAACCAAACCTAAAGTTTGTGTGATTAAAAGTGATAAGAAAAATGCTTTTGCAACAGGTAGAAGTAAAAATCATACAGCTATTGCTATTACAACAGGATTATTAAAAGAAGCCAAAGAGAAGGCCGGTGGCGATATGCTCAAAGCGTCACGTTGGATAGAAGCAATCTGGTGCCATGAATTAGGTCACATTGTTCATCATGATGTTGCAACCAAAGGTGTCGTTTCTATTCTTTCAAGTGCATTGAGAATTTTAAGCGAATATATTTACGATCAAAGACGTGATCGTGAAAAAGATAAGAAAAATAACAGCAAAGATAATAAAGATAACCAAGAAAGTACTTCTTTTCTTCAAATCGTTACTGAATATCTTTTATTTTACTGGGTTATTCCCTTCACAGGTACTTTACTGAGCTTATGTCTTTCTCGTGCACGTGAGTTTGCCGCAGATGATATGGCTAAAAAATGTGGTCGTGCAGAAGACTTAGCACAAGCATTTGAGAATCTTTTAACAACCTCTGAATTCAAAGGCGGCAAGCATTCGCATTCACATACTCACCACACTTGCCCACACATGGAAGCTTTAAGCTCAATGATGTGCTTAAGTTTAGATCCTGAAGAAGATCAAAAGCGCGTAGATACGCTTGCTGACAAAAACATTGGTTGGTTCAAGTGGTCTTGTTTACAATTAGCGCAATTAACTTCTACACATCCAGCCATGGAAGATAGAATTAAACGCTTACGCACCAACGATGATGCAACAACAAATACGACAGAAAAACCTGCAGCGGCTGTAAGAGCAACTGCTTAG